The nucleotide sequence CACCGATATCGCCGGGGATCTGGTGGCAGTCGTGCGTCACCTCGGCGGACCGGCCGGGATCATCGGTCAGTCCATCAGTGGCGGCGCCGCGACCATTGCGGCTGCTACCGCACCGGACCTCATCGTCGGCCTGGTCGAGCTGGCACCGTTCACGCGAGCGGTGTCGTACTCGATCGGCGCGTTGTTGGGGGTGAAGCGTTACCGGCGCGGCACGATGGACCTGGGACGAGCCATGCTCTTGGGGAGCCTGCCGAGTTGGAAGAAGTACCTCGACCTGGCCTACCCGACGAAACCAGTGGACTGGCAGGCTGAATCAGCCCGGATCGACGCCAAGATGACCGAACCCGGCCGGATGAAGGCGCTGCAGGCGATGTGTAGATCCAAGCCGACCGACGCCGCCGCGCAGCTCAAGAACGTCCGCTGTCCCGTCTTGATCGTCGAGGGCACCCTGGACCCCGACTGGGCCGATCCACGCGCTGAGGGCCAAAAAATCATCGCCGACCTTCCGGACGGTCTTGGTGAGCTGGTCGTCCTGGAAGGTGTCGGGCACTACCCGCATGCCCAGGCGCCCGAGCAGGTGCTCGCCGTGGTCCTGCCCTTCCTGGCCAGGGCGCTTCCACATGCCTAGGGCCGGGCTCGGGCCGGCTTCGGTCACCGAGGCCGGCGCCGCCCTGGCCGACGAGGTCGGCTACGAACAGCTCAGCATGGGTCTGCTCGCCGATCGGCTCGGGGTCAAAACCCCCGCGCTCTACAAGCACGTCGACAACCAGGCTGACCTCTTCCACCGCATCGCCGTGCTGGCCGGGACCGAACTCGGCGACGTGCTGCGCGACGCAACCCAGGGGAGGGCCGGCACCGACGCACTCACGGCCGGCACACAGGCAATGCGTACTTACGTCAAGGACCACCCCGGCCGATACGCGTCCGGGAACGCTGCCCAGTTCACCGGAGACGACGATCCGCTCATCGCGGTGACCAACCGGGTGGTCGCATCCTGGGCAGCCATGCTGCGCGGATACGAGATCGAATCCCGCCAGGAAATCCACGCTCTCCGGATGCTGCGGAGCATGCTGCACGGATTCGCGACACTGGAAGCGGGCGGCGGATTCCGCTACGACACCGACGTCGATGAAAGCTTCACCTGGATGATCAACTTCATCGACAAGGGCCTGCAGAGCCTGCACACCGCCGGCTCCGGCCCCGGTTCGCTCGCAGTCGACGGCATCGAGCCGACGCTGCACTAGCTTGCATTCGCCCCCTTTTACCGATTTGACGAAATCAGCTATTCGGTGCGGCGGTGCATCCGGTCTCAGTCGAGTAGCTTTGCCAACAGCCGTTGCAGCTCTGACTGCTCCTCGAGGTCGAGGCGCACAAGCCATTCGTCGAACTTTGCGGACAGGATCCTGACCGCTTCCGCAAGGGTCTTGATGCCGGTCGGGGTCACCGCCAAACGGTGCCGGCGGAGGTCGCCGGGGTCGATCTCTCGTCGGACGAAACCCTTGGCCTCCAGGTTCTTCAAGTAGACGGTCACGCTCGGCTTGGGAAGGACCAGTCTGACTGCCAGCTCGGCCGGATAGCGGCAGTCGTCGACCTCGCCGAGAACGAGGAACTCTTTGGCCTCCAGCCCAAGAGCTTCGATGTCGGGCGCGCAGTCGTTCATGACGCGTGTGAGGACCTGCTGGTTGAGCGACCAGATCCGCGCGGCGTTCGATGTGCGCATACGACCCTTTCGATCGAAGTGGTACAGTTTCGTACTAGTGGGAAGTTGTACTGACGTAGTTCTGTACTGCATGCTGACTGGAACAGTCTAGCCGACCACCCCACTCCGTTCGGAAGGATCGACATGCCCGCCTCCTCAACCCGTGACGTCACGTTCGCCAACGACACCTTCAACCTCGCCGGGCAATTGCACCTGCCCGAGGGCTTCGACGAGAACTCAAAATATCCCGCCATCGTCATCTCGACCCCTGGCAGCAGCGTCAAGGAGCAGATCGGTGCCAACTACGGTCGAGGCCTCGCAGACCGAGGGTATCTCGCGCTCGCCCTCGATCCAGGCTTCCAGGGCCAGAGCGGAGGCCAGCCGCGTGATCTCGAGAACCCGGCCGCGCGGATCGACGACATCCGCTTCGCCGTCGACTACCTCACCACCCTCGACTACGTCGACAACGACAGGATCGGGGCCCTTGGCATCTGCGCCGGTGGCGGCTACGCGGTCAGCGCTACCTTGACCGAACACCGCATCAAGGCCCTCGGAACCGTCGTACCGGTGAACGTCGGCCGAGCGTTCCGCCAAGGCGATACCTCTTCGAAGCGTGCGGCGGTGGCCATGATCGAAGCCGTCGGTGACAGGCGCACCGCTGCTGCGGGCGGCCTGAAGATCGACCGCAACATGTGGATCCCCGACACCGAGGAGCAAGCCGCAGCGTTCGGCATCACCGACGTGGATACGCTGGAAGCGGTCCGCTATTACCGCACCCCGCGGGGCTACAGCGAGAACTCCACCAACCGCCGCTACTTCACCAGCGACGCCATGATGCTGGGCTACGACGCCTTCAACCTGGTCGAGGAACTCCTCACCCAGCCTCTCCAGGTCATCGTCGGGGGTCGCATCGGTACCACGTTCTCCTACGCTGACGGTCTGGCCCTCTGGGAGAAGGCCCCCAACGCCAAGAACTTCCACGTCGTCCAGGGCGCCGGTCACTACGAGATGTACGACGAGCCGAAGTACGTCGACGAAGCAGTCGACACCCTCGACACCTTCTACCAGGAGTTCCTGACCGCCCAAAGCAACTGATCCCAAGTAGACCGGGTTCGCCTTGACTCGCCGACGAGGCCCAGTCCGTTGTGAGATAGCGGGTGCAAGGCTGATGCCACCACAAGTGCGGCGCTCCGGGCGTGCGACACCGTCCGCCGTGAGCTGGCGTACCTGCCGTCGGGCCTGCGGCCGACGATCCCGCACGTGTCGGTACACCTCCACCGCTGCAACGGTTCCGGGCGAGTCTGGCGCAAGTTTGCCGGCCTACATGTCTGTGCCGCGACTTCGGTGGGGATGTCAGTGAACGAGGCTGGCTCGGCGGTAGCGATGCTGGGCACGGTACTGCTTGGCGTGTAGAGCTTCGTTATCTGCCAAGTATTACCTGCGTCGGCGCCATGCGATCTGAGCGCGTCCGCAACCACCGCCAGCACCGCGTCACATGACGGAAGACCCGCGACATGTCATGGCTGATCGCAAGGGCCTGGAGACGCGCCAGAGGCCGGAGCTTCCTCACGCGGCGACGGAATCCGATCTCGATCGAGCACCCACGACGCCCAGCCGGCCGGTGGCCGTCCAGTCCGAACCTGGCAGCCGCGGGGCCAACGAACCGTCGGTGCCTCAGGTGCTGGCGCCGCGGGGGTGAAGTGCTCGGGGTTGTCCCCATGCCTCGAGTTGTCCACATTTCCGAAGTGTTCGTGGACAGTCGGTCCCAGTGTTGGCACGCTCCTTCCACCGGCAGACGTCGGTGCACGAGAGGGGAGTGGCTGTGGTGCGAAGACTTCGGCGCTGGTTCGCCGAGCAGTTGTGGGAGCGTCGGCGGGTGAGCCTGGACCGTCCCGACAACGGCCCGTGTGTGCTGGCTGCCGTTCCTGCCGAAGATGCAGTGGAAACTGTTGCCGACGAGGGGATGTCGACCGTCGAGTACGCGGTGGGCACCGTCGTCGCGGCGGCGTTCGCAGCAGTGCTCTACAAGATCGTGACCGGTGACTCGGTGGTTGCCGGGCTCACGAGCCTCGTCAATTCGGCGATGCACACGTCGCTGTGACGACCATCCGCTCCCGGCACGGACACGGAACGCGACTCGGCCGTGTGGGCGACAGAGGCAGCGTCACCGTGGAGGCGGCGCTTGTGCTCGCAGTCCTGACGGTCGTCGTGGCTGCGTGTCTGGCCGGGATCGGGTGCGTCATCGCGCAGATGCGATGTGTGGACGCGGCGCGGGAGGCGGCTCGGCTGTCCGGGAGGGGCGACAGCGCGGCCGCCGCGGCGGCAGTCGCGCAGATCGCACCGCAGGGCGCGGTGCTGACGGTGCAATTCGACGGTGACATGGTCACTGCAACAGTGCATGTCGGGGCAGTGAGTGGTCTGTTGCCCGGAGTGTCGGTGGGTGCCACTGCGACTGCGGTCAAGGAACAGGGGGTGACTGATGGCTGAGTGCGACAACAAGCGGAGCGAGGAATCAGAGAGGGAGGAGGCCGGTGTGTCCACCATTTTCGCATGCCTGTGCGTGGCGCTGTTTCTCGTGGTCACCGGAATCGGAATGCGGCTCGGCGGCGTCATGCTGGCCAGGGAGCAGGCCGAGACCGCGGCGGATCTCGGCGCCCTGGCCGGCGCGGCCCACATACTTGTGGGATCTGACCAGGCCTGCCGGCGCGCGCGGGTCGTCGTGGAGGCCAACCGGGCCACACTGGTGTCCTGCACGGCGCAGGGACTGGATGTTCTGCTGGAGGTGCGAACCTCGTCCTGGGGCGGTGCGGCGCACGCCCACGCCCGGGCCGGCCCCGTCTCGGCCGGTTGAACGATAGGCCACGGCAGCGTCAGGCCGTCAGGGCAGCCGTTGCGGGTGTCATAGCGGCAAGGACCAGGTCGAGCACCACGACGGCTCCGGCCTTGTCCAGGGGTTGGTTCCCGTTGCCGCACTTGGGTGATTGAACGCAGGACGGACATCCGGACGAACAGGGGCAGCTGCTCACCGCGTCCCGGACGGCCTGCAGCCATGGACCGATCACCGCGTGGCCGCGGTCGGCGAAGCCCGCTCCGCCGGGGTAGCCGTCGTAGACGATGACGGTCGGTTCGCCGGTGTCCGGATGCAGATTGGTGGACAGTCCGCCGATGTCCCACCGATCACAGCCGGCGAACAGTGGCAGCAGACCGATCGCGGCGTGTTCGGCGGCGTGCAGCGCACCGGGAATGTTCCGGTCGAGAATACCTGCACCAGAAAGGATCTCGTTGCTGATGGTGTACCAGACCGCCCGGGTGTCGAGTACGTGCTCCGGCATGTCCAGCGGAATCATGTCGATCATCTCGCCGCCGTGGCGACGGCGCAGGTAGCCGACCACCTGTTCCGTCACCCGCACCCGCCCCAGTCCGACGGCGATGCCGCTCGGACGCATCCCCGGCCCGACCACGGGATACCCCTGGCGTGCATCGGTCTCGGTGATCTCGACGGTGGAGACCGACCTGGCCATCGTCGACCACTCCGGACGATCTGGCTGCACCAGCGCAACCCCGGCCTCCAGATCCAGATCGAGCACCACGTAGGTCTGGCCACGGTGCAGGTGGACGGCACCTGGATGCACCGAGGCCGGAGCGCGGGCCTCGTCGACCGTCCCGAGCAACCGGCCGGTATCGGCTTCGACGATGGCGATCTGGCCGCCGCCGGAGCCGCGCAGATCGACCGTGTGGCCGGGGTGGCGGGTGTCGTGGTGAAACCATCCCGCCGGCCGCACCCGCAGCACCCTTTGCAGCACGAGGTCGTCGATCACCGATTGGGCACGGTCTCCGAACAACGCGAGATCATCGGTGGTCAGCCGGTTCTCGGCGGCAGCGCAGGCCAGGTGCGGGCCCAGGATGTAGGGGTTGCCCGGATCGATCACGGCTGCCTCGACCGGCTTGCCGAAGACCGCCTCCGGATGGTGGACCAGGTACGAGTCCAGCGGATCCTCACGGGCGACGAAGACGACCAGGGCGCGCTGGTTCCCGCGCCCGGCCCGCCCGGCCTGCTGCCAGACCGAGGCCAGCGTGCCGGGGTACCCGGCCAGCAGGGCTGCATCAAGACCGGCGATGTCGACGCCGAGTTCCAGTGCGTTGGTGGTGGCTACTCCCCTCAGAGCGCCTGAGCCAAGCGCTTTCTCGAGCTCCCGGCGTTCCTCCGGAAGGTATCCGCCGCGGTAGGCGGCGACGGTGTCGACCAGATCGGGATCGGTGTCGGCCAGCCGCCGACGGGTGGTCATCGCCGTCTGCTCGGCGCCGTGCCTGGACCGGACGAAGGTGAGCGTGCGCGCGCCGGCAGACACCAGGTCGGCCATCATCCGTGCGGCCTCGTTCGGGGCGGAACGCCTGACGGGCGCGCCGTTCTCGCCTTCGACGTCGACCATCACCGGCGGCTCCCAGAGCACGAAGTCAGCCCCGGATCTCGGCGCGGTGTCCCTGGACACGGCGATCACTTCCGAGCCGATCAGCCGTTGGGCCGCCGCTGCCGGGTCGGCCACCGTGGCCGACGCCAGGATGAACACCGGATCCGACCCGTACATGCGGGCCAGCCGGCGCAGCCGCCGGATCACCAGTGCGACATGGGATCCGAACACGCCGCGGTAGAAATGACATTCGTCGATCACCACGAACTCCAGGCGGCGCAGGACGCGGGCCCAACGGGCGTGGGACGGCAGGATGCCGCGGTGCAGCATGTCCGGGTTGGTCAGGATCCATCTCGCGTGCCCCCGCACCCAGTCCCGCTCGTCGAGGGGGGTGTCACCGTCGAACAGTGCCGGCCGGATCCCCGGCAGCGAAAGCGAGTGGAGCGAGGCCATCTGGTCGACGGCGAGCGCTTTGGTCGGAGCCAGGTAGATCGCACAGGCCGCGGGATCGGCCAGCAGGGCAGCGAGCACGGGCAGTTGGTACCCGAGCGACTTTCCGGACGCGGTACCGGTGGACAGGATGACGTGTCGTCCGGCGTTGGCCAGGTCCGCCGTCTCGGCCTGATGAAGCCACGGGGCCTCGACCCCTCTGTTCCGCAGTGCCACCACCACTGCCTCCGGCACCCACCGTGGCCAAGGAGCAGTCGTTCCGGCCTGCCGGGGCAGGCGTTCGACGTGGGTGACGGCCGACGGGTCCCCACCCCTGCGCAGCACAGCGAGCAGATCGTCGCTGCGGCGGTCGGGGCGGGTCACCGCATCATTGTCGCGCCCCGGTCCGACAGCGCCGAACACCGCGCCGGGGTCAGCTGACGGGAGTACTCGACGCCGGAGTGGTCGGCTTGGTCGTCGAGGAGGAGGTCGCGGGTGAACTCGGTGTCGTCGGTGTGGTGGGTGTCGTGGGGGTGGTGGGTGCCGGGGTCGTGGACGGCGGGAACCTGGACGTATAGGTCACCGAGGCACTGATGGTCGTCCCGTCGGCGTTGGCGACCGTCAGGGTGAAGACGTGGCTCGCGGCCGAGCATGCGTACTGCAGGCCGTAGTTGTCGCTGGACGTGGCCACCGGTGCGGCCGGGCCCTTCGAGGCGTCGTTCGTATCGATCCCGATCCACGCTCTGGTCGCTCCCTGGGTCTGCCAGGTCATCGCAATGGTCACCATCGAGCTGGGAGTGGCGCAGTCGACGTTCCCGGCCGGCAACGTGCTGGACCCGAAGGAGGTGATCACCGCCGGGGCAGCGGCCACCTTGGTGGGGGAGCTGCTCGACCGGCTGGTCGACGCGGACGTCGTCGGTGCTGACCGGCTGGTGCTGGGCGACGTGCTGGACTTCTTCGTCGGCGTGGCGGAGGACCTGGGCGATGGCGAGGTGGCCGGGGAGCGTGCGGCCGACGAGCCGATCGGAGCCGGCGGGTTCGGACCGGCCTGGGAGGACTTGCGGATGGCGAGGAAGTACACGCCGGCACCCACGATCAGCACCGTCAGGACGATCGCGGCGATCCACCAGGCGCGTCGGTCCGGACCGCGGCCCGGACCGGCGGGCCCGGCCCGGTCCACCGGCGGGATGATCACCGGCGGCACCGGATGGAAGTGGCCGTCGTCGGCCGGCCCCGGGTTGCGGGCCTGCCCGGTGCCCACCTCGCTGGCCCACGCACCCCACTGGCCCGTGCCGGCGGGAGGCAGGGCCGGATCCAGCGACGTGGGTGCCAGCGGAACCGGAGGTTGGGCCGCCGGGCGGGCGCCGGTGTCGATCATCGGACGCCGCGTACCCGGTGGCGGCATGGCACCGGTCGGCGGCAGGTTGCCGGTGTCGAGCGCCCCGGCCGGACCTGCCCCAGCAACACCGGCCCCGGCCAGACCGGCTCCTGCAACACCGACCCCCGCCAGACCGGCTCCCGCAACACCCGCAACACCCGCACCGCCAGGGACCGCGCCGCCCGGTGGCGAGAACGTCTGGGTGGGGGAGAAGGTCAGCGGCGGCGGGGCGGACGGGAACTCGGTGACCGGCAGTCCGAGCTCGCCCTGGATCTGCTGCAGCGCCGTCCCGACCGCCCTGGCATCGACCGGTCTGAGCGCCGGTGTCTTGGAGAGTCCGGCGGCCAGCAGCCGTTCCAGGCTGTCCGGCACGTCGGCTCGTCCGGTCGACGGGGCCGGCTGGTTCATCACCATGTTGACCAGCGCGACCAGCGCGGTCGAACTCGGGGCGGTGAACGGGGTATGACCGGCGACCAGCGTGTACAGCGTCGAGCACAGGCTGTAAACGTCCGTCGACACCGACGACGGCGCACCGGCGAGCGCCTCCGGTGCCGCGTGGTTGATGGTGAAGGAGGAGGCCGTCACCGTTGACAGTCGCTGGTCGTCCACCGACGAGATGCCGAAATCAGCGAGTTCGGGCTCGCCGAAGTCGGAGATCAGGATGTTCTCCGGCTTGATGTCCCGGTGCAGCACACCGGCGCTGTGCGCGTACTGGAGCGCGGCGGAGATCTTGACCCCGATCCGCAGCACCTCCGAGACCGGTAGCGCACCGGTCGCCCGCAGCCGTTCGGACAGCGAACCGCCGGAGCACAGCTGCATGGCCAGGTAGGGCGAGCCGTCGTCGGCGAAACCGGAGTCGAAGAGCGTCACGATGTTCGGGTGCGTGCCGACCCGGCCGTTCGTCGCGCACTCGCGGCTGAATCTGACCTTGGCGTCGGCCCCGGCCATGTGCACGCCGAGCACCTTGAGCGCCACGTCGCGCTGGACCGACTCCTGGACCGCCCGATAGACCGTCGAGAAGCCGCCCCGACCGAGCACGGTCAGGTTCCGGTATCCGGGGATCTCCATGTGAGGCGTCTCGCTCCGTCCGTTTCCCGTCGTGGGTGTGACCTCGATTGTCGCGGACGTCCTGCAAAGTGAGCGCTATCACCGTCACTTCGCAGGACGTCCGCCAGGCGATGCCCGCAGCAGGACGCCCGACAGTGCCGTAAAGGTAACTGCATGTGACGGCGATCACCTGAATCGAAACAGCGATCGGTCCTCCCCGCCCTGTCGTGACGTCGGTCATACCCCCTGCCCTACAGTGATCTCACTCGCGCCGGTCTGACCACCGGCGTCGCTTGTTTTTTGTCGACCAGCGCCGGTCGCCCCGTTCGTCGTCCGGCGCCGAACGAGATGCGCGTTGCGCAATGGATCAGGAGCCGTATGAACGACATGTCCTTGGCCGCCAGCACTTCTACCAACATCTCGCTGAGCGGCAGTGACCGGACGATCGTGATCGCGGTCGGCGTGGTCGCCGTCGTCGCTCTCGTCATCTCCTTCGTGCTCAGACTCGGCGTGCTCGCCGCGGGCAAGGGCACACCCAAGATGCAGGAGATCTCGGCTGCGGTCCAGGAGGGCGCAGCGGCGTATCTCGGCCGCCAGTTCCGGACGTTGAGCGTCTTCGTGGTGATCGTCTTCGCGCTGCTGTTCGTCCTGCCGGCGGACACCACCGGAGAACGAATCGGCCGGAGCGTCTTCTTCCTGGTCGGGGCGGGCTTCTCCGCGGCCATCGGTTACACCGGCATGTGGCTGGCCACCAGGGCCAACGTCCGCGTCGCCGCGGCTGCCAACACCGAGGGCCGCGAGCGCGCCATGCAGATCGCCTTCCGGACCGGCGGTTCGGTCGGGTTGGCCACCACCGGCCTCGGCCTGCTGGGCGCAGCCGTCGTGGTGCTCGCCTACGCCGGCGGCGCGCCCAAGGTGCTCGAGGGCTTCGGCTTCGGTGCCGCCATGCTCGCCATGTTCATGAGGGTCGGCGGCGGCATCTTCACCAAGGCCGCCGACGTGGGCGCCGACCTGGTCGGGAAGGTCGAGCAGGGCATCCCCGAGGACGATCCGCGCAACGCCGCGACCATCGCGGACAACGTCGGGGACAATGTCGGCGACTGCGCCGGGATGGCCGCCGACCTCTTCGAGTCCTACGCCGTCACGCTGGTCGCCTCGCTGATCCTGGGTTCGTCCGCGTTCGGCGACAAGGGGCTCGTCTTCCCCCTGATCGTGCCCGCGCTCGGCGTCCTGACGGCGATCATCGGCGTGTACATCACCAGGGCCAGATCCACCGAGAGCGGACTGGCGACCATCAACCGTTCGTTCTACATCTCGGCCGGCATCTC is from Nakamurella sp. PAMC28650 and encodes:
- a CDS encoding alpha/beta fold hydrolase, which codes for MTEHLNINGNTIAYDLTGDGPLVVLANGIGDSRHSYRFIAPALAAAGYRVASVDIRGCGDSSLGWNGYSRTDIAGDLVAVVRHLGGPAGIIGQSISGGAATIAAATAPDLIVGLVELAPFTRAVSYSIGALLGVKRYRRGTMDLGRAMLLGSLPSWKKYLDLAYPTKPVDWQAESARIDAKMTEPGRMKALQAMCRSKPTDAAAQLKNVRCPVLIVEGTLDPDWADPRAEGQKIIADLPDGLGELVVLEGVGHYPHAQAPEQVLAVVLPFLARALPHA
- a CDS encoding TetR/AcrR family transcriptional regulator — encoded protein: MPRAGLGPASVTEAGAALADEVGYEQLSMGLLADRLGVKTPALYKHVDNQADLFHRIAVLAGTELGDVLRDATQGRAGTDALTAGTQAMRTYVKDHPGRYASGNAAQFTGDDDPLIAVTNRVVASWAAMLRGYEIESRQEIHALRMLRSMLHGFATLEAGGGFRYDTDVDESFTWMINFIDKGLQSLHTAGSGPGSLAVDGIEPTLH
- a CDS encoding MarR family winged helix-turn-helix transcriptional regulator, whose amino-acid sequence is MRTSNAARIWSLNQQVLTRVMNDCAPDIEALGLEAKEFLVLGEVDDCRYPAELAVRLVLPKPSVTVYLKNLEAKGFVRREIDPGDLRRHRLAVTPTGIKTLAEAVRILSAKFDEWLVRLDLEEQSELQRLLAKLLD
- a CDS encoding alpha/beta hydrolase, which translates into the protein MPASSTRDVTFANDTFNLAGQLHLPEGFDENSKYPAIVISTPGSSVKEQIGANYGRGLADRGYLALALDPGFQGQSGGQPRDLENPAARIDDIRFAVDYLTTLDYVDNDRIGALGICAGGGYAVSATLTEHRIKALGTVVPVNVGRAFRQGDTSSKRAAVAMIEAVGDRRTAAAGGLKIDRNMWIPDTEEQAAAFGITDVDTLEAVRYYRTPRGYSENSTNRRYFTSDAMMLGYDAFNLVEELLTQPLQVIVGGRIGTTFSYADGLALWEKAPNAKNFHVVQGAGHYEMYDEPKYVDEAVDTLDTFYQEFLTAQSN
- a CDS encoding DUF4244 domain-containing protein gives rise to the protein MLARSFHRQTSVHERGVAVVRRLRRWFAEQLWERRRVSLDRPDNGPCVLAAVPAEDAVETVADEGMSTVEYAVGTVVAAAFAAVLYKIVTGDSVVAGLTSLVNSAMHTSL
- a CDS encoding TadE family type IV pilus minor pilin, translating into MTTIRSRHGHGTRLGRVGDRGSVTVEAALVLAVLTVVVAACLAGIGCVIAQMRCVDAAREAARLSGRGDSAAAAAAVAQIAPQGAVLTVQFDGDMVTATVHVGAVSGLLPGVSVGATATAVKEQGVTDG
- a CDS encoding Rv3654c family TadE-like protein; its protein translation is MSTIFACLCVALFLVVTGIGMRLGGVMLAREQAETAADLGALAGAAHILVGSDQACRRARVVVEANRATLVSCTAQGLDVLLEVRTSSWGGAAHAHARAGPVSAG
- a CDS encoding DEAD/DEAH box helicase, which encodes MTRPDRRSDDLLAVLRRGGDPSAVTHVERLPRQAGTTAPWPRWVPEAVVVALRNRGVEAPWLHQAETADLANAGRHVILSTGTASGKSLGYQLPVLAALLADPAACAIYLAPTKALAVDQMASLHSLSLPGIRPALFDGDTPLDERDWVRGHARWILTNPDMLHRGILPSHARWARVLRRLEFVVIDECHFYRGVFGSHVALVIRRLRRLARMYGSDPVFILASATVADPAAAAQRLIGSEVIAVSRDTAPRSGADFVLWEPPVMVDVEGENGAPVRRSAPNEAARMMADLVSAGARTLTFVRSRHGAEQTAMTTRRRLADTDPDLVDTVAAYRGGYLPEERRELEKALGSGALRGVATTNALELGVDIAGLDAALLAGYPGTLASVWQQAGRAGRGNQRALVVFVAREDPLDSYLVHHPEAVFGKPVEAAVIDPGNPYILGPHLACAAAENRLTTDDLALFGDRAQSVIDDLVLQRVLRVRPAGWFHHDTRHPGHTVDLRGSGGGQIAIVEADTGRLLGTVDEARAPASVHPGAVHLHRGQTYVVLDLDLEAGVALVQPDRPEWSTMARSVSTVEITETDARQGYPVVGPGMRPSGIAVGLGRVRVTEQVVGYLRRRHGGEMIDMIPLDMPEHVLDTRAVWYTISNEILSGAGILDRNIPGALHAAEHAAIGLLPLFAGCDRWDIGGLSTNLHPDTGEPTVIVYDGYPGGAGFADRGHAVIGPWLQAVRDAVSSCPCSSGCPSCVQSPKCGNGNQPLDKAGAVVVLDLVLAAMTPATAALTA
- a CDS encoding serine/threonine-protein kinase, giving the protein MEIPGYRNLTVLGRGGFSTVYRAVQESVQRDVALKVLGVHMAGADAKVRFSRECATNGRVGTHPNIVTLFDSGFADDGSPYLAMQLCSGGSLSERLRATGALPVSEVLRIGVKISAALQYAHSAGVLHRDIKPENILISDFGEPELADFGISSVDDQRLSTVTASSFTINHAAPEALAGAPSSVSTDVYSLCSTLYTLVAGHTPFTAPSSTALVALVNMVMNQPAPSTGRADVPDSLERLLAAGLSKTPALRPVDARAVGTALQQIQGELGLPVTEFPSAPPPLTFSPTQTFSPPGGAVPGGAGVAGVAGAGLAGVGVAGAGLAGAGVAGAGPAGALDTGNLPPTGAMPPPGTRRPMIDTGARPAAQPPVPLAPTSLDPALPPAGTGQWGAWASEVGTGQARNPGPADDGHFHPVPPVIIPPVDRAGPAGPGRGPDRRAWWIAAIVLTVLIVGAGVYFLAIRKSSQAGPNPPAPIGSSAARSPATSPSPRSSATPTKKSSTSPSTSRSAPTTSASTSRSSSSPTKVAAAPAVITSFGSSTLPAGNVDCATPSSMVTIAMTWQTQGATRAWIGIDTNDASKGPAAPVATSSDNYGLQYACSAASHVFTLTVANADGTTISASVTYTSRFPPSTTPAPTTPTTPTTPTTPSSPATSSSTTKPTTPASSTPVS